In Rhodocyclaceae bacterium, the sequence TCCGCTCGCCACCCTGGGGGTTTGCACCGCCGGCCGTGAAGCCCGGACTGTTCCAGTTGATCATCTGAGACCCGACTTTCGTGTGAGGGCGGGCCGTTCAGCCCGCCGATTCCGTGCCCATCAGCTCGTCGAAGGCCGTCGGCTTGTCGACTACCTGCGCCGCGCCGAGCGCCCATTCGACGACGTTCGCTTCGACCACCATGGCCTCGACCTCCGACAGCCGCTGCGCCGATCCATAGTACCACTTCACTACTTCCTCGGGCCTTTCGTAGCTTTCGGCGAGCCCCTGGATCTCGGCCTTTACCTGCGCCGGTTTCGCGTGCAGCGCGTGCTTCTTCACGGCCTCCGCGAAGATCAGGCCGAGGCTGACCCGGCGGCCAGCCTGCGCCGCGAACAGATCGTCGGGCAGCGGCGCATTGCCGATCGACATGCCGCGCGCCTCCATGTCGCGCCGCGCCATGTCCTTCAGGCGTTCGGTCTCCTCGGCGACCAGAGCCTTGGGCACTTCGATCGGGGTCGCTGCCAGCAGCGCTTCGACGACCTTCTCTTTCAGGCGGGCCTTCACGCGGCGCTCGACCTCGCGCCGGACGTTCGCTTCGACCTCGGTGCGCATGCGCGCCAGATCGCCGTCCGCAACGCCCATCTGGCGCGCGAAGTCGGCGTCGAGTTCGGGGACCACCGGGCCGGAGACTTCCTTCACGGTGACGACGAAACTGGCCGCCTTGCCCGCAACTTCGCGACCGGCGTAATCCTCGGGGAAGTTCACCGGGAACGTCTTCGTCTCGCCTGCATTCATGCCGACCAGAGCCGCTTCGAACTCGGGCAACAGGCGCTTCTTGCCGAGCACGAATCGCGCGTCCTGCCCGGTACCGCCTTCGAAGGCGATGCCGTCGATCGTGCCGGCGAAGTCGACCGTCACCTCGTCGGTCGCTTCCACCGGGCGGTCGACCTTGACGAAGGTCGCCCGCTGGTTGCGCAGGATGTCGAACGTGCGGTCGATGTCGGCGGCGCCGACCTCGACGACCGGGCGTTCGATCGTCGACTGCGCGAGGTCGCCCAGTTCGAACTCGGGATAGACCTCGAACGTGGCGGAGTAGGAGAAATCGGTGGCCTCGGGTGCCTCGCCGGCCGCTTCGAACTTCGGCATGCCGGCCACGCGCAGGTTGCGCTCGCGCACCGCGTCTCCGAAACTCTTCTGCACGGTGTCTCCAACCACCTCCTGGCGGACCTGCGGGCCGTACTGCTGGGCCACCAGACGGAACGGCACCTTGCCCGGGCGGAACCCGTGCAGCTTGACGGTGCGCGCGAGCTTTTTCAGCCGCTGGTCGACTTCGGACTCGATCTGCGTGATCGGCAGCGACACGTTGACGCGACGCTCAAGGTTGCTCAGGTTCTCGACGGATACGTTCATTGGCTGGGGTCACGACAAATGGATGGGAACGATACAGGCCCGCTGCCGGGCTGGCTGGCGCAGGAGGGAAACGGACTGGCGGCGTCGTGCGGGGACCGTGGTGCCGTGGTGCCGTGGTGCGAAAGGAGAGACTCGAACTCTCACGCCTTTCGGCGCTGGAACCTAAATCCAGTGCGTCTACCAATTCCGCCACTTTCGCCGCGACATACCGCAGACGTGCGGAGTTTAAACTACCGGGGCTTGGACTGTAGCCGACCGGGTGCATGGCGGCGCCGGATTGTGCCGCAGTCCCGGCTGCCGCGGCACCGGACGGATGCACCGGCCCGGCAACGGGCGGGTGGTATCGTCGACGCGGCCACCCCGTCCACCGCCCTTCACCGTCCGGCATTTGCCCGCCGCCCCCGCTCCCGCCCGATGCCCGTCGATCACTACGAAAACTTCCCGGTCGCCTCCTGGGTCATGCCGGCCCGGCTGCGGCGACCAGTCGAGATCATCTACGCCTTCGCCCGCTCGGCGGACGATCTGGCCGACGAGGGTGACGCGCCGGCTGGCGAGCGGTTGAAGGCACTGGCCGAGTACGCTGCGGAACTCGACCGGATCGAAGATGGCCTGCCGGCCGAGGGCGTGCTGTTCCGCGACCTCGCGCAGGTGATCGCCGCGCACCGCCTGCCCCTGGATCTGTTCCGCGACCTGCTCGATGCCTTCGCGCAGGACGTGGTGAAGACGCGCTACGCGTCCTTCGCCGAAGTACTCGACTATTCGCGCCGTTCAGCCAATCCGGTCGGCCGGCTGATGCTTCACCTGTTCGATCGCACCGAGCCCGCGATGCTGGCGTGGTCGGATTCGATCTGCAGCGCGCTGCAGGTGATCAATTTCCTGCAGGATGTCGCTGTCGACTGGCGCAAGGGACGGGTCTACCTGGCGCAGGACGAGCTGGCCGCCGCGGGCCTGGACGAATCATGGATCGCGCAGGCACGCGTCGACGATCGCTGGCGTGGGTTCCTGTCGGCGCAGGTCGGGCGAGCCGGTGCGATGCTCGAATCGGGCGCGCCACTCGCGCGCGCCCTGCCCGGCCGCGTCGGCCTCGAACTGCGGATGATCGTCAGCGGTGGCCTGCGCATCGTGCACCGGCTGCACCGGGTACGCGGAGACGTGTTCCAGCACCGGCCGGTCCTGGGCGCGCTCGACTGGCTGGCGATCGCAAGGCACACGCTCTGGTTCCCGGCAGGCGGTGCGCGGCCGGCGGCGACCACCGTACCGGGGGCCACGCGGTGACGCCGGACGAATACTGCCAGCAGCGCACAGCCGCCAGCGGCTCGAGCTTCTACTACAGCTTCATTTTCCTGCCTCCCGAGCAGCGGCGGGCGATCACCGCGCTGTATGCGTTCTGCCGCGAGGTCGACGACGTCGTCGACGAGGTCACCGAAGACCGGGTCGCGCGCCTGAAGCTCGACTGGTGGCGGCATCAGGTGGCCCTCGCCTTCGGCGCGACGGCGACCGTCCCCGGCGGCGAAGCACCGCACCCGGTCACGCGCGCGCTGGGGCCGACGATCGCCGCATTCTCGCTGCCTCGGCTGCCATTCGACGAAATCATCGACGGCATGCAGATGGACCTGGATTACAACCGGTACGAAACCTTCGCCGACCTGCGGCTCTACTGCCACCGCGTCGCCGGTGCGGTAGGGCTGCTCTCGGCGCGTATCTTCGGCTATTCGAACGAGGCCACGCTCGACTATGCCGACCGGCTGGGCATCGCGCTGCAGCTCACCAACATCGTGCGCGATGTGGCCGAGGACGCGCAGCGCAATCGCATATACCTGCCGCTGGAAGACCTCTCCCGCTTCGCCGTCTCCGAGGACGACCTGATCCAGCGCCGCGACGGCCCCGCGGTCCGTGCGCTGATCACCTTCGAGATCGACCGGGCCGACCAGCACTATGCCGAGGCACTCGCGCTGCTGCCGCCGGAGGACCGGCGGGCCCAGCGCACCGGGCTGATCATGGCCGCGATCTACCGCACGCTGCTGGCGGAGATCCGCGACGGCGGTGCGACGGTGCTGACCGAAAGGACCTCGCTCACGCCCTTGCGCAAGCTCTGGATCGCCTGGAAGACGGCGCGCGCCCGATGAATCGCGGCACGCCTGT encodes:
- a CDS encoding trigger factor, which produces MNVSVENLSNLERRVNVSLPITQIESEVDQRLKKLARTVKLHGFRPGKVPFRLVAQQYGPQVRQEVVGDTVQKSFGDAVRERNLRVAGMPKFEAAGEAPEATDFSYSATFEVYPEFELGDLAQSTIERPVVEVGAADIDRTFDILRNQRATFVKVDRPVEATDEVTVDFAGTIDGIAFEGGTGQDARFVLGKKRLLPEFEAALVGMNAGETKTFPVNFPEDYAGREVAGKAASFVVTVKEVSGPVVPELDADFARQMGVADGDLARMRTEVEANVRREVERRVKARLKEKVVEALLAATPIEVPKALVAEETERLKDMARRDMEARGMSIGNAPLPDDLFAAQAGRRVSLGLIFAEAVKKHALHAKPAQVKAEIQGLAESYERPEEVVKWYYGSAQRLSEVEAMVVEANVVEWALGAAQVVDKPTAFDELMGTESAG
- the hpnC gene encoding squalene synthase HpnC, yielding MPVDHYENFPVASWVMPARLRRPVEIIYAFARSADDLADEGDAPAGERLKALAEYAAELDRIEDGLPAEGVLFRDLAQVIAAHRLPLDLFRDLLDAFAQDVVKTRYASFAEVLDYSRRSANPVGRLMLHLFDRTEPAMLAWSDSICSALQVINFLQDVAVDWRKGRVYLAQDELAAAGLDESWIAQARVDDRWRGFLSAQVGRAGAMLESGAPLARALPGRVGLELRMIVSGGLRIVHRLHRVRGDVFQHRPVLGALDWLAIARHTLWFPAGGARPAATTVPGATR
- the hpnD gene encoding presqualene diphosphate synthase HpnD, with protein sequence MTPDEYCQQRTAASGSSFYYSFIFLPPEQRRAITALYAFCREVDDVVDEVTEDRVARLKLDWWRHQVALAFGATATVPGGEAPHPVTRALGPTIAAFSLPRLPFDEIIDGMQMDLDYNRYETFADLRLYCHRVAGAVGLLSARIFGYSNEATLDYADRLGIALQLTNIVRDVAEDAQRNRIYLPLEDLSRFAVSEDDLIQRRDGPAVRALITFEIDRADQHYAEALALLPPEDRRAQRTGLIMAAIYRTLLAEIRDGGATVLTERTSLTPLRKLWIAWKTARAR